In a genomic window of Theropithecus gelada isolate Dixy chromosome 15, Tgel_1.0, whole genome shotgun sequence:
- the C15H9orf16 gene encoding UPF0184 protein C9orf16 homolog isoform X1, whose translation MSPKRSAGDQEGPDPGVGVLGPLHWGAGRETRRKETLRDSQRGCEEECPEATGEYAAINSMLDQINSCLDHLEEKNDHLHARLQELLESNRQTRLEFQQQLGEAPSDASP comes from the exons ATGAGCCCTAAGAGAAGCGCTGGAGACCAGGAAGGCCCAGATCCAGGGGTAGGGGTGTTGGGTCCTCTCCATTGGGGTGCAGGCAGAGAGACGAGGAGGAAGGAGACCCTTCGTGACTCTCAGCGAGGCTGTGAAGAGGAATGTCCTGAAGCCACAGGAG AATACGCTGCCATCAACTCCATGCTGGACCAGATCAACTCCTGTCTGGACCACCTGGAGGAGAAGAACGACCACCTCCACGCCCGCCTCCAGGAGCTGCTGGAGTCCAACCGGCAGACACGCCTGGAGTTCCAACAGCAGCTCGGGGAGGCCCCCAGTGATGCCAGCCCCTAG
- the C15H9orf16 gene encoding UPF0184 protein C9orf16 homolog isoform X2 encodes MSGPNGDLGMPVEAGAEGEEDGFGEAEYAAINSMLDQINSCLDHLEEKNDHLHARLQELLESNRQTRLEFQQQLGEAPSDASP; translated from the exons ATGTCGGGCCCCAACGGGGACCTGGGGATGCCGGTGGAGGCGGGAGCGGAAGGCGAGGAGGATGGCTTCGGGGAAGCAG AATACGCTGCCATCAACTCCATGCTGGACCAGATCAACTCCTGTCTGGACCACCTGGAGGAGAAGAACGACCACCTCCACGCCCGCCTCCAGGAGCTGCTGGAGTCCAACCGGCAGACACGCCTGGAGTTCCAACAGCAGCTCGGGGAGGCCCCCAGTGATGCCAGCCCCTAG